A stretch of the Taeniopygia guttata chromosome 3, bTaeGut7.mat, whole genome shotgun sequence genome encodes the following:
- the TMEM200A gene encoding transmembrane protein 200A, whose product MIATGGVITGLAALKRQDSARSQQHVNLAGVPVPEEKKPVRRRPRTDVVIVRGKIRLYSPSGFFLVLGVLIAFFGIAMAILGYWPQKEQLLGSKDNPSVNETRTPRSQGSILLRFFEQHVHSDKMKMLGPFTMGIGIFIFICANAILHENRDKETKIIHMRDIYSTVIDIHTLRIREQKQLSGAFTGLLGEAELQHSGSSCASRLAANTVAPFSGFKSNLRMDSSAEEDEITLNEDRTTSSLLPPLLAEQSGSVFGLYPHSSKASDDKNTNSIKCETKSIVSSSISAFTLPVIKLNNCVIDEPSIDNISEDSEITRNQSRNLSMDSLAIPLTDTNESYRPAASMLPRHNSFVDTPSDPFKSSMTLGPSSGKLLSPGAARKQFGSNTSLHLLSSHSKSLDLDRGPSTLTVQAEQRKHPSWPRLDRSNSKGYMKLENKEDPMDRLLVPQAAVKKDFTNKEKLLMISRSHNNLSFEHDEFLSNNLKRGTSETRF is encoded by the coding sequence ATGATAGCAACCGGAGGAGTCATAACAGGACTGGCTGCCTTAAAAAGGCAAGACTCTGCCAGATCTCAGCAACATGTAAATCTTGCTGGAGTACCAGTTCCTGAGGAGAAGAAACCCGTTAGGCGCCGGCCCAGGACAGATGTGGTAATTGTCAGGGGCAAAATCCGTCTCTATTCTCCATCGGGATTCTTTCTTGTTTTGGGAGTGCTTATCGCATTCTTTGGAATTGCAATGGCCATCCTTGGATACTGGCCCCAGAAGGAACAGCTGTTAGGATCTAAAGATAATCCGTCTGTAAATGAAACCCGGACCCCGAGAAGCCAAGGAAGCATTTTGCTCCGCTTCTTTGAACAGCATGTGCACTCAGATAAGATGAAAATGCTGGGCCCTTTCACTATGGGCATTGgaatcttcatttttatttgtgcaAATGCCATTCTGCATGAAAACCGtgacaaggaaacaaaaataatacacATGAGAGACATATACTCCACCGTAATAGACATCCACACCCTGAGGATCAGGGAACAAAAGCAGCTGAGTGGTGCCTTCACTGGCTTGTTGGGGGAAGCAGAACTCCAGCACAGTGGGAGCTCCTGTGCATCACGGCTGGCTGCAAACACAGTTGCGCCTTTCTCTGGCTTCAAGAGTAATCTTAGAATGGATAGTTCTGCTGAAGAAGATGAGATTACCCTAAATGAAGATAGGACCACTAGTAGTCTCCTGCCACCTCTGCTGGCTGAGCAGTCTGGTTCAGTCTTTGGACTTTACCCTCACTCCAGCAAGGCTTCAGATGACAAAAACACTAACTCTATAAAGTGTGAAACAAAATCCATTGTATCTTCTTCCATTAGTGCTTTCACACTGCCAGTAATTAAACTGAATAACTGTGTTATCGATGAACCCAGTATAGACAACATAAGTGAGGACTCAGAGATCACCAGGAATCAGTCTAGAAATCTGTCAATGGATTCTCTGGCCATTCCACTAACTGATACCAATGAATCCTACAGACCAGCTGCTTCCATGCTGCCACGACACAATTCCTTTGTGGATACTCCATCTGATCCCTTCAAATCTTCCATGACTCTTGGACCAAGCTCAGGAAAGCTTTTatctcctggtgctgccaggaaGCAGTTTGGTTCCAACACATCTTTGCATCTTTTGTCTTCACATTCTAAATCCCTGGACTTGGACAGGGGTCCGTCTACGCTCACTGTCCAAGCTGAACAAAGGAAACACCCCAGCTGGCCCAGACTGGATCGGAGCAACAGTAAAGGCTATATGAAACTAGAAAACAAGGAGGACCCAATGGATAGGTTACTTGTGCCACAAGCAGCAGTCAAGAAAGACTTTACTAATAAGGAAAAGCTTCTTATGATATCAAGATCTCATAATAATTTGAGTTTTGAACATGATGAGTTTTTGAGTAACAACCTGAAGCGAGGAACTTCTGAAAcaagattttaa